ATTCAGAGTCTGATTGGGAACTCTGCGACAGCTCTTCTAAAGCCATCTCCGCGCGGGTCTTATAACCCTTTTTCGTATTGCAGTCTTTGCAAGAAGGAACGCAGTTGTTTTTATTCGACTTCCCGCCACGAGCGATCGGAATTAAGTGATCCATTGTGAGATCGGCGGGTTTAAAGCGATTCCCGCAATGATAACAAAGGCCCTTTCCCAACTCCTGCTTCCACCACTGACTCATACGCAATTCACGGGCTTTCGCCTTTTCGCGTTTTTGGTGTTCTGGGGATGCGGGAGAAAAGAAATAGTCCATAGAGAGGGTTATAAACTAAGTCCTGCTCCGCCGCAAGCGGCAGGAACTAGACCAAAGATAAGGGGTTTTTAAGTAAATATTCGGGACTCTTTTACCGATAAAAGCTTGGAGACGACTGTAAGGAGTTAGAGCCTATGTCTGTAAAAACGTTCAAAAAAGGCGAAGTGATCTATAAAGATGGCGACAAAATCACGTCGGTTTATCTGATCCAATCTGGTGGTGCGAACCAGTGTTTGATTCGCGGTAAAAAAACCATCGACCTTTTTCAATTGGGTTCTTCTCATATTTTGGGTGACCAAATTATTTTAGGCCAAGGCACACACCCCACAGCTGCTATCGCAACAACAGAAACCAAAGTTTTGGAAATTCCCGTTGAAGCTTTGAAACAGCAATATGAAGGTGCTCCGCAAATGCTCAAAGTCATCATCAAATCTTTGGCGGATCGTTTGCGTTTGGCGGTGAATGATGTTCGTTCCAGCAAACTAGAAAAAGACTCCTCCCCTTGTCCTGAAGATCAAGTGGCAAAAGCTTTTGGATCTGTTTTCCATACAGCGAATCATAAAGGGGATCGCTCACAACCGGGTCGCGTGATCGTAGATTGGAATATGATGAAGCAATATTCCCAACGCGTGATGGGAGAATCTCCAAAACGTGTTGAGCAAGTGATCAATGTTCTTGTGAAGCTTAAGCTTGCTCTTTATGAAATGGGTAAGGCCCCTGATAATCCAGATGGACCCGACGAAATTCAAAAAGTTCATTTCTTGGATTTGGGTTTGCTAGAAAGTTTTTTTGAGTTCTATCAATATTACTATTTTAAAGGTGGTCGTTCAGAACTTCTGAAAGTCGATGAGCTTTGCCAACAAATGCTCGACGGTCTTTTAAAACTTTGTGAGAACGAACAGCCGGACCGCTTTGGTATTGTCAGTGTGGATTTCGCGAAATTCGGCGAATACTGCAAAAACGAAATCGGTATTAACTTAAATAACGATCACTTCAACCGTCTTGAAGGCAAAGGCGTCTTCATGAAAAGAAAAAATGGCGGCTCTGGAGTGCTTTTACAATTTGAAGTGAAAGAGTTCCGCTCTATTTTCCAAAGCTGGAAGATGCTGCGTGAAATTGAAAAGTGGAACGAAAAAGGTTTCGTCGATATGGACGAGAAGGAAGTCGTTAAAAAGAAAGTGACAGCAGGTGGACCTGCCTGCCCTGCTTGCAGTGTTGAATTGCAAGCCGGAGCTAAATTCTGCCACGAATGTGGTCATAAGATTGTAGCGGCGGCATAAAACTATGAGCGAAGCTTTGGTCATCTTTAAAGCGATAAATAAGGAGTCTGATAAGCAGACGATTCTCCAAAAAGTTTTGGCGAATCAAGAGACTATTTATTTGCGCGATAAGTTTGACCGTAACATCGCTTTGAAGCCTTTAAGTATTAATTCCAATATGCAGCTTAAATGCCGTCCTCCAGAAGAGAGCATGAACACTCAAGAGGGCGACACATTTACAGCCACCTTTAACGTGGGATCTGAGCGCTACCTTTTTGAGACTCATCCTGTGGTGGGTGAAAATCACGTAACTTTAACAGTCCTCAATTTGTTTCATCTGCAAAGACGTCGCAATTACCGTTACGTTCTTCCGACGGATTATTCCGCGGAACTCGTTATCAATTATTTGAACCAAGTTGTGTGCGCTTACACCTGTCGCTTGCTAGATCTGAGCACTGAAGGGTGCGCTGTGGAAATTTCCATGGCAGAAGCTAATTTCAAGCTGGATGATCTTGTGCAAGCCGAAGTCTTTTTAGGCGACCGCGAACCGATCCTGGTTCAAGGCATGATTAAGAACATCCGCGAAAAAGATGACCTGCATCTGGTTTTAGGCGTAGAGTTTAATCACATGGCCAATGCCAGCGAAGGAAAAATCGTCGCTTCACTGACGG
This region of Bdellovibrio sp. BCCA genomic DNA includes:
- a CDS encoding HNH endonuclease produces the protein MDYFFSPASPEHQKREKAKARELRMSQWWKQELGKGLCYHCGNRFKPADLTMDHLIPIARGGKSNKNNCVPSCKDCNTKKGYKTRAEMALEELSQSSQSDSESSSED
- a CDS encoding PilZ domain-containing protein, producing MSEALVIFKAINKESDKQTILQKVLANQETIYLRDKFDRNIALKPLSINSNMQLKCRPPEESMNTQEGDTFTATFNVGSERYLFETHPVVGENHVTLTVLNLFHLQRRRNYRYVLPTDYSAELVINYLNQVVCAYTCRLLDLSTEGCAVEISMAEANFKLDDLVQAEVFLGDREPILVQGMIKNIREKDDLHLVLGVEFNHMANASEGKIVASLTDLQREIYFRKKAA
- a CDS encoding cyclic nucleotide-binding domain-containing protein: MSVKTFKKGEVIYKDGDKITSVYLIQSGGANQCLIRGKKTIDLFQLGSSHILGDQIILGQGTHPTAAIATTETKVLEIPVEALKQQYEGAPQMLKVIIKSLADRLRLAVNDVRSSKLEKDSSPCPEDQVAKAFGSVFHTANHKGDRSQPGRVIVDWNMMKQYSQRVMGESPKRVEQVINVLVKLKLALYEMGKAPDNPDGPDEIQKVHFLDLGLLESFFEFYQYYYFKGGRSELLKVDELCQQMLDGLLKLCENEQPDRFGIVSVDFAKFGEYCKNEIGINLNNDHFNRLEGKGVFMKRKNGGSGVLLQFEVKEFRSIFQSWKMLREIEKWNEKGFVDMDEKEVVKKKVTAGGPACPACSVELQAGAKFCHECGHKIVAAA